AGAGAAGGAATCTCTCCAGCCTCTACATCCCCTCTTGAAGGCAAGCCTTTCAACTGATCCAAAGCAGCCACAGTATCCCTAACTTTCAGCCCTTGCACTTTCTCCCTAAACCCGCCATAATTAGTAGGCATACCTTTCAATTCAAAGGGCAAATCCTCCAAATGATACAATGTACTACCCCAAAAATACTTCACTTCAATCCCTTCCTCCTTCATTGCTGCCTCAATCTTCCCCTCGGCTTTCGCCTCCCCCTTGGACACCTCCCTGTGCACATACAACGCGTCCGCCCCAACCGCCTTCGCCATCTCAACAAGAACAGTCTCAGGCTTCCCAACCCTCACAACCAAATCAGACCCTCTTGCCCTAAGACTCTTCCTAAGATCAGTAACCGATTCCACCACGAAAGAAGCGCGAAACGGACCGGTTTTATCAAACCCAGATGACGATTTCCCATAATCCCTTGGGTCAAAACAATAAACCGGCAAAACAGACATTGACTCATTGTTAGCAGTGGTAAGACACTCATTATCATGAACCCTAAGGTCATTTCTGAACCAAACAATTGTAGCTCTCCGAGCAGCAGCACCATTAGAGGGGTCTGAAGGAAGACGAGGGTTAAGAGAAAGAGGGTTTTGAAGAGGGGAAGCGGAGGAAGATGACTTTTTGGAGAAGAGTTTTGGTTGAGATAGagtggaggaggagagagaaagagtggaAAGAGCGGAGGTGATTTGGGGTGGAATTTTAACGTTTTTGGGGGAGAAAAGTTGGGTGGTTTTGGAAGGGGTGAAGAAATGGGTAGGGAggattgaggagagagaaagtgagattGAAGCTGTTAATAATGGAGGATTTTTGGGGTCTGTGGTTTCAGAGGATTCTGGAGTTTTCTGGGTAGTGATTGGTTCGATCTCCATTGATGAGTTGTTGAAGATAAGCTTCTTGTTctggtttctttctttttttttgaggtTGGAGATGGTGATTGAGTGTAAAAATGTGATTTTTGGTATACTTGTTGAAAAGGGTTGGTGGAAATGAAGTTTGGTGATTATTTGATTAatggtgtttattcagctgtgATTAGCTGACTAACACCTGCTACCATATGagtaaggccctgttct
This Spinacia oleracea cultivar Varoflay chromosome 6, BTI_SOV_V1, whole genome shotgun sequence DNA region includes the following protein-coding sequences:
- the LOC110774719 gene encoding blue-light photoreceptor PHR2, with the protein product MEIEPITTQKTPESSETTDPKNPPLLTASISLSLSSILPTHFFTPSKTTQLFSPKNVKIPPQITSALSTLSLSSSTLSQPKLFSKKSSSSASPLQNPLSLNPRLPSDPSNGAAARRATIVWFRNDLRVHDNECLTTANNESMSVLPVYCFDPRDYGKSSSGFDKTGPFRASFVVESVTDLRKSLRARGSDLVVRVGKPETVLVEMAKAVGADALYVHREVSKGEAKAEGKIEAAMKEEGIEVKYFWGSTLYHLEDLPFELKGMPTNYGGFREKVQGLKVRDTVAALDQLKGLPSRGDVEAGEIPSLVELGLNPNATLSQDGKPSVNGSLVGGETEAMQRLQKFAAECKVQPPKSKDTNSIYGANFSCKISPWLAMGCLSPRHMFDELKKTASRTISASNRKDGDDGMNWLMFELLWRDFFRFITAKYSLATKLVDATPATACTGALA